The following are encoded in a window of Primulina tabacum isolate GXHZ01 unplaced genomic scaffold, ASM2559414v2 Contig420, whole genome shotgun sequence genomic DNA:
- the LOC142534195 gene encoding cyclin-D1-1-like → MVSFAMSLQCSDCFSDLLCCEDSNIIFSGGEDDSPEYSSDIQPRFPDVEESIAGLLEDERDLTGTNIDNHQSIDASVRTESVAWILKVHRYYGFQPLTAFLSVNYFDRFLYSHQLPILNGWPWQLLSTACLSLAAKMEEPLVPSLLDLQVEGAKFIFEPRNIQRMELLVLRVLEWRLRSVSPFCYLSFFALKIDPTGTYTGFLVSMSKEIIISTIQETSFLEFRPSCIAAATMLCAANDLPKFSSFTAQHAQSWCDRLHKEKITSCYQLMRQIMSNKTNKQPKVLPQLRVMPRVSTFSSDSSSSTSSSFSAHKRRKLNNSSWVDDDKGSSD, encoded by the exons ATGGTCTCATTCGCCATGTCACTTCAGTGCTCCGACTGCTTCTCCGACCTTCTCTGCTGCGAGGACTCCAATATCATATTCTCCGGCGGCGAAGATGACTCTCCGGAATACTCATCGGATATCCAACCTCGATTCCCCGACGTCGAAGAATCAATCGCCGGACTTCTAGAAGACGAGAGAGATCTCACCGGAACGAACATCGATAATCATCAATCGATCGATGCATCTGTTAGAACTGAATCCGTTGCATGGATTCTCAAG GTGCACCGTTATTACGGTTTCCAGCCATTAACGGCGTTTCTCTCCGTCAACTACTTTGACCGTTTTCTCTACTCCCATCAGCTGCCG ATATTGAATGGATGGCCATGGCAATTATTGTCCACTGCGTGTTTGTCATTAGCAGCTAAAATGGAGGAACCTCTGGTTCCTTCTCTTTTGGATCTTCAg GTCGAAGGTGCGAAGTTTATTTTTGAACCAAGAAATATTCAAAGGATGGAGCTCCTCGTGCTGAGGGTATTAGAATGGAGGCTTCGGTCCGTTTCTCCCTTTTGCTATCTCAGTTTTTTCGCCCTCAAAATTGACCCAACTGGAACTTATACCGGGTTCCTTGTATCGATGTCAAAAGAAATTATTATCTCTACTATACAAG AGACCAGCTTTCTCGAGTTTAGACCATCGTGCATCGCTGCAGCAACAATGCTTTGTGCAGCAAATGATCTGCCGAAATTTTCCTCATTCACGGCTCAACACGCTCAGTCATGGTGTGACAGACTTCACAAA GAAAAAATCACGAGTTGCTACCAATTGATGAGACAAATAATGTCCAATAAGACGAATAAGCAACCAAAGGTGCTACCCCAACTCCGAGTCATGCCTCGGGTGAGTACCTTCTCTAGCGACTCGTCATCTTCCACATCTTCATCCTTCTCGGCTCACAAAAggagaaaattaaataattcatCATGGGTGGATGATGACAAAGGGAGCTCTGATTAA
- the LOC142534200 gene encoding protein PLASTID REDOX INSENSITIVE 2, chloroplastic-like — MGLIPKKIKPLFQKLHKNRSLKLRRKDMASSISAATSLYNSPASKLLSSNILPSFLRIPKTPLLHLHSSLACVKKRDNFICRAEMEYNFPDPIPEFADSETEKFRTHLAKKLSKKDMFGDSVDEVVGICTQIFSDFLHTEYGGPGTLLVIPFIDMADTLNERGLPGGPQAARAAVKWAQDHVDKDWKEWTT; from the exons ATGGGCTTAATCCCAAAGAAGATTAAGCCCCTTTTTCAAAAGCTTCACAAAAATAGATCACTGAAACTGCGACGCAAAGACATGGCTTCCTCCATATCTGCTGCAACATCACTCTACAATTCGCCTGCTTCGAAATTATTATCTTCAAATATTCTTCCCTCTTTTCTAAGGATACCCAAAACTCCTCTCCTTCATCTTCATTCTTCTTTAGCTTGTGTCAAAAAAAGGGACAACTTCATTTGCCGGGCCGAGATGGAGTACAATTTCCCAGACCCCATCCCAGAATTTGCTGATTCT GAGACTGAAAAGTTCAGGACTCATTTGGCTAAGAAGCTGTCCAAGAAAGATATGTTTGGGGATTCAGTGGACGAAGTTGTCGGAATCTGTACTCAG ATCTTCAGTGATTTCTTGCACACGGAATACGGTGGTCCAGGAACTCTACTGGTGATTCCTTTTATCGACATGGCCGACACTCTAAATGAGAGAGGTTTACCTGGAGGACCTCAGGCCGCTCGAGCAGCCGTAAAATGGGCTCAAGATCACGTCGACAAGGATTGGAAAGAGTGGACTACATGA